The DNA region ATGTAAAACGGaatagaatttaagaaaaaccaGCGATGAAATTGATTGATACGAAATATCATTGGTAAATAtcatgtaaggagaaactaataatatttgcaaaacttttttcacGGAATACTGATTATAATAGAATTTTTCTTCGTTCAAGTGACGGCGTTTATAAGTGGAAGAAGTCAAAGTTACCCAGAAGATATCCATGTCCTAAGAGGCAGTAACTATCTATTATTCTCAATTTTTCAGGCGAAAAgaacttttttgtgttttaagaaCATCGGTTTCTGTAAGTTATTCCAGTGAGTATGTCTTAGCTTGCACGTGCCCCCGCCTTGTAGTAGGAACATTTTATGCGATGATACCGTTCTTGTAGCTTGTTTAGTTTTCCCAGTTCAAATGTCACGTCAGATAGGCTAATGAAAAACTAGGCCGGTACGGTGAGATGAATACTGCAAAATCAATGACTGATATTGGAATTGATGTCAGAGAGAAAGACAAAATTAATGAGACCACACATATCAAGGAGCGCAAGAACTGCGCTTTGCAAGCCGTGCAGATCCAAAGCTGGAACAACTTGTCGCGTCTATGAAAGATGAGCGCTAAAAAGGACAATGAACTAATTCTTTGAACGGCGATCAACGACACTTATTGGCCCTCAAAATTCTTAAATGGCGTCATCagatcaaaaaaaattaagcatcATGACAGGCTGCACCTGCCGCCAGCTTCCAGTGGCGAACTTGATGAGGAAGTCTCGAAGAGCAAAGCGGACATAATATACCGCGGCGAACGACCAAGTCCTGCATTTGTTTGCGACTAGTTGAAAAAGGTTTCTCTGTTCTATAAATACTTCACCAAGTGACGAAAACCGGTGACAAAGCCAAGAGTGATAAAACATTGCTTCAAAGACAGATAAAAGTCCACTTGTATGAGAAAGCTGTTGCTGCACGATATACGAAGAGAAGGGTACATTGCGCCCGGTGTAGCTTCTCAGGTGAAGATTACTTTGAAAAGCATAGGTGAATAAGAGAGTCCTACTAGCGGGCAAAAAGCAGCTAAAGCTAATTTAAGACaattgaaaagttaattttaatgTATTTCAAGAGATCAGAGATGGCAACttgaaattttcacatttttcaatGTGTATCCTCTTTAGTAAGTTATCTTTTTCCAAGATGAAAATCCTCTTGTGTGCTGCACACTTagagttaaataaaaaaagttagcaagaaacaatatttgaaaatttagatCCACAAAATGCAAACTTTTCTATTCATCTTTTTAAGCATCATTTTCTTTCGAGCGGTTAATGACAATAGATTATCACCTAAATTTAGAATGGCCTGACCTTAATTGACAACAGTTTTTCCAAAGGTAATTTTGGCAAACATTCAACAATATTGAAGTAGCTTTAAGATATCTGCCTTGCGCTGCCGTagtcaaaaacaaacaaaagaggcATTTCACGGCAATTTTAAGTCCCACAGTAGTAAGAAAAtgcaaaaacgaaagaaaaaatatatattaaaattaaatatgatctttttcgtaaaaaaaaaataaataaataaatatgttagtAGTCTTGAGCAGATAATGATCATGAATAAACGTTAAACGCGTCAAACAGTAATGGATTATGACGCCCATGCTTGCTTGTAAGAAATAATTAGCTCAGCCAGATATTCTTACCACTTTTTTTAATCGTATTTTCAGGCCTCCTCAACCTGTATAAACTCCCCGTGAATAATCCAAATGTACATGGAACTCACAAAGGTTTAAATTGGAAGTGAGCGTCAGAaggcagcaaaaaaaaaacagagaagatAGAGGAAAGAAGGGCTGACAATATAGTTGGAAGTACGGTGAATCATTACAAATTCATATTACGAAGCAGAACTGACAGGCAacagacgtttttttttttgcaatgtttgATGTTAAAATAATAGCCTTCTCCATGCTAGCAATTTATTCTTAAAAACCGTGGCGCAACCTTCTGTGATTCAACTGTAAActtaaattctctgaaaatgACCTCCGACTTTGCACAAGCGTGTGTCATGGCTGTTCTTGCAACAGCCGCCTTGCTAGGTAACATTGTAATATGTCTCATGGTATATAAACATAGTTGGGTCTTGCATCCAACGAATGACTTTGTTATTAGCTTAGCATTGTCAGATATCCTCATGGTGGTTATTCCAGTACCTCTTACGATCGGTGCTATGATAATGGACTCGGCTCAGTTCTACAGCGACACAACTTGTTCCATTTATGGGGTTTTCAACGATTTCCCTAAAATGGCTTCTATTTTTACTCTGGCATTTGTTGCCATTCAGCGGTATTACAGGATCGTCAAGCCCCAGGAATATGAAAAAACATTTACCCCTGGGTATTCTATGATCATATTGATGATAATCTGGGTCGTTTCGGGTTTATCTTCTGGGTTTCCCGTCATGGTATCCTGGGCTGAATATAAGTTCCATTCCGAGTATCTGGGATGTTATGTCACATTCAAATGGGACCTTCAACGATCAATTTGGAATGTAAGCTTGCTATTTGTAGGAATTGTAATTCCTGCGTTTTTAACATTCAATTGTTATCGGATCATTTTCCGCATCATCCGCGGGCGAAAATGTCAAGTTGACCCTCGGGTAAATGGTCGCCAAATGTTTACCAGTAAAATGTATCGCCTCACAAAAACTTTCTTGATCGTCTCAATAGCATCTATTACTTGCTCTTGTCCTGCAGCAATCTTGCTCGTTGTTGATCAGCTTTTTTCACTACATATTACTCTGATCGCAGCAAGGATTGCATTCTATTCCACTGTGGTCGCCTCAGCGAGTAAGGTGTTTATCTATTGTTTGGTCAATCGACCTTTTCGGAGAGAGTTGAGAAACCTAATTAACTTTATTTAGTTTAAGGGTTATTTAGGGTTAGTTTAAGTTCTTTTAAATCGATATAAAAACTATATTGCTATAGAAAGCAGCTTTCGTTCGCTTGGCAATTGCCATATTTCTCCATTGAGCTCCATTGACGCTAATGTGTTGTAGGTATGGAGCAATCCTGCACTTTTTGATAACGTTTTCGGTCCtttttttgaatatttttcatttgtgcCTCGCTAGAAGAGAAATAACGACGCATCAACGTATGTTTAAGACAGAGTTAGTTATTGATACGTTCTTTATAGCATATTAAAGGACTTCAACAAGAGATTAAGTTACATATTTTAAGTGTCTATATTTTAAGTGTAAATAGGTGCAGTGTTGCTTAAACTGACAGATCAGCAGAAACACTTTTTTGGTCAAATAAGAGTAAGCTTAAAGAAACACTTAGTACAACCAGTGACCGTCACCATCAAAAATCCACAACTGAATTTGTGCGAAAGCATtaataatgttttctttgataCAATGTATTAAGATGCAAAATTCTTATTGTAACTACTTGCATGAGGTCTAATAAAACTATTACAATTTATACTGTTGCGGCTTtccattttgtaaattttcttctcttgaaCCTCAAAGAACATAACTTTAACAGCCAAGGTAGATAGGCTCCCTAGGTAAGGGACTACTGtagttccttttcctttcattacattttattaCATTATAACAGTTAATTTTCTgcttaaaaagttttgtttactgcatttttcaattgagtgtccaaCATAATTTGGAATTGCGTTGGTTTTGCGTTACTGATTGTTCGAGAAAATTCACAGCACCAATGACCAATCAGATGGAGAACTAAAGTCAGTGGCGAATTGGTTATGAATTActcatttttctttgaattttaattgGCTCGTTATGGTCTTTTccgttctgattggcttttgtaATCACTtcggtttttgttttacaacactcaattgaaatgcGCTCTATAACTTGTTTATACGCAATTTACATTTAGGGCATGTAAGCCGCCTAAATTTTATAACAGAACTTTGACTCTGAAACTGAGCTGACGGAAATATTGAAAACTGCGTCATGTTATTTAAACCTAATCGTGGTTTgagcaaaatgttttccttttctcggTCTTGATTGTTAGCAACCTAGATAGCAACTTAAAAATGACAGTTAAATAttgtaataaaaaatttgaaattttagcaaTGAAGGAAAGTAATAACTAAAGAAACAAACTCATATTAACTTGATTTGAGAATCAATAAATGCTTGCCGAAGGCGAGAACCTGTAAtctttataaataaaaaatccaaaCTACATGAAAGGTGTTGTAGACACGTTGAACTCATTATCGGAAGTATCCCGGATCGATTTGATCTTTTTTTGCGGCTCCTTGAATTGTGATTATTCAATAAGACTTCTGCAGTCATCTCGACCTACCAAATgctaaacaaaaattaatagtGCTGATTTGGTACCGACTACTCCTGCGGTCGAGACCGTacagaagtattttttttgagcTATTTTTGGTTGCATGCGATGTTAGCGTCAATAGCGTCAACAATGAAAATTGTGTTTCATTTTATGATGAATGTTCTGTTATTATCTGTTTAATTCCCAGATGTGACAAGCTGTTATGACAGTTTTCCTCATTTGCATATTTCTCACTAAGTGGTCCAACGTAGCtgtcaaatatttcttttcacatCGAGGAACTACCACATGAGATTTCAGTCTACTTTGCTGATTCTTTATCCctattttttattgaattttcttagtcgtcatttccttttttctcttatgACATCACATAACACTTCTCGACTTTCCTGCAGAAAGCGTCCACatggttattcatcgtggtgatgtgatctacatcacacgtgactacatcgtgagacaaacgaaaaaacttagcttttatgtATAGTCTTGTCTTGGaataataatttttactttCCTAAGCGTGACTCCTACCTCGTGCCTAGAATTTTATCGGTCGGTAGGATTACCTTTGACATAAAGGACTGGGTTAGAATTGAAGCTAAGTTTTAAGACCTGATTTACATGAAGATCCTACTGTTTTTGAAGTGCTTGCTGACAGTGATACTGTTTTCTCCAGACTCATTTCTAAACATGGCGGACGAAGAGCGAGAGCCCAACTTACGCGTCTTGACCTTGAATTGCTGGTAAGGAAGTGTTTTGATCGTTTCCCTTATATTCGATcctgtttgattgaaaaaagaaatgctcGTTTTCAAATGCTCAACATTTGTCTCAATTAGTGTAGATAGTTTCCATTGtcgttcttttaaaaatatcgaaaaattaACCTGCCTAGGCAAACATTGGGATCCGAATTGCTGTCGGCTCGctggaaaaaattttactgcTGCTACCCCGTTGGTATTATCTGttaattcaaagtttttggaACTGTTTTAATTAGCTTTAGATTGATACAATTCCTAAATTTCGTTTTACACTCTTTTTACTCTGACTGGTAATGAATTTTGAGAAGGTTCTTGTTTAAGCTCGTGATATACATGCACTTGGTCGACTTCGGGTGATGACTTCTTCTATGTTCAATTTCTATAAGGGGTATACCTCATGTGTCCAAAATGTGGGAAGAACGTAAAGTGCTGATTGCTGAGGAACTTGCCAAAGGTCATCATGATGTAGTAACACTTCAAGAGGTACTTGAACGACTTAAATTTTTAGTAATTCTCAGTCACTGTGCAGGCCCCGGTTGTTTGGAGGGCGGAAaacgctatccaccggataaatctctatctggtggatagtgCAGTACGTTTACTTgacacttatccactggatagtgatATTTCCGTAGGATAGCATTATTGGCCCTGTGATCAACTTGACCCAGGTGATTATGGATGTTGTGCATTGCCttcttttcattgttattttcaCTGTGATGATTATGTTTTCAATTgtggtataatttttaaatgttgatGAAAGAATTTGTGTAGCCTGGAATTAAAGCAAACTCTCTTGAAGGAAGTTTTAGATAGAGGAGTGGGCTGCATGGGTTCTAATCCTTCAATGTGGGTAAGACCTAAGAGAGCTAGCTCAAAAGCTAATTTCTCTAAGATCTAggataataattttttccaacctGGGCAGTATTTGTCTAACCCTTTAAATGATAGGCATTAACTGAAAGATGAAGCCTGAGAATGCATTGGTAACAGTGAATTTCAGGTTTTAACGTGCAAAGCTCGGTGGGGTTGGATACTCTGCCCCTAAATGTCTGATATAGTAAAGAAATGATTTAGCTGGGAGTATAGAGCCAAAAtatggaatgtttttttttattttgttatacaaattatttttattatggattatgttttttttttcccacaatcTGTATATCTACACAAGCATGAACACATGATAGTGGAAAATGTTCATGTGATCAACTCAGCTTCACCAAACATGTCAGATACTGTTCTGCCTGAACGATCATGAGACAGGGGATAAATACATTCTTGCCAGTCAGACAGCACAGTGCACGTGTTTCACTATGACATGtttctcttttgtgttttgttttgttgtttttttttccctgaggTTATTATTTACACACTTAAGAGCATGAAATGAGGATTTCTGTGATGCAGATATCAGTAAGAAGTTGAGAGTTCCTTCCCATGGCAGTTACCACAGACCTTTCTTGTGAAGTGTTAAGTCTCAAATGCTCAGAGAAGGACCTGTAATTTATTGGTTAAtgtcttgaaaattttaaattccttcaataaatttcaatttttttatgaacCTCTTGATCctattcaaacttttctttcacaGATTTGGAGTAGAAGTGATTATGAACTGATTAGTCAAATAGTTAATGAAGTTCTTCCATACTCACACTATTTTTACAGGTATGAAAAAGCAATAAAAGAAGTTATCAATCTTGTGCAATCAGATGATGAGTATACATAATTTAATGCTACATGTTGATGTGATCTCaacataaaacattttattcaattttcttatAGCGGTGTGATTGGAAGCGGAGTTTGTGTGTTCTCTCGGTATCCAATCATTGATGCATATTTTTACCGGTATTCTCTTAATGGCTACATGTACAAGATTACCCATGCAGACTGGTTTGGTGGAAAAGGTGTGGGATACTGTTTGATTGATCATCCCAAGCAACTAATTCATTTCTTTGCCACTCATGTAAGTACATAATAATattatgattttaatttgaagttATACACTTAACAAATACTATAAAAAGGGTGTGAGCTCATTGAGGTGAATGTTGGTACTCTTTGAGATCAATTTTTAGCATTTACCTCAGGATGTAGTCACTGCAGTTATGAATTTGCAACATTTTGACCCCGTACCGCAAACTTCACTTGAttgtttctgtttcctttttttcttttttttttttaactgcaaaaaaaaactcCACACAGTGTCAAGAAATTGCTGACTCTGCAATCTAAGCTCCAATATTTGCTGTCCCCTTTACAGTTTGCACTGTTAGAACTGAGATAGGGGTTATTGGAATTGTATTGTAACTTACCTGAGTTTATCTGAGTTACCTTTCATTAATTACCTAGTTATCATCTTAAAAAACACTATTGAGGTGTTGGAAGTTGAGTTATTTTGCTCTACTTGATTTGCATGCATTTGtctctttgataatttatgattaaTGTTCTGTTCCTTCTTTAAGACACATGCAGAATACAATGAAAGTGGAGAGTATGCCCCCCACAGAGCAGTCCAAGCATACCAACTCTCTCAGTTTGTTCATCACTTGACAAAGCCGTCTGACGCAGTGTTAGTTTGTGGTGACATGAATTGTGAGCCATCCCAGCTGTTTTATAGGATTATCAAAGATGTTACTGGACTTATTGATGCTTGGGATAAACATGGAACAATCAAGGTGAGAGGTTCTCTACCATTATAAACTTTAATGTAGAAGAGACAAGGTAActgctttttcatttttcttatagtcagttttgtattttcttccttcaaataaattgttttcttatGCAGTCCTCTTAatcattattttcaaatctATGTTCATGCACTCTTGCATGTAGttgatttttactttgtttggcAAAAAAATGTTGCCTATCAATAGGCTTGTTTTGATGAGAAACATTCTACAACTGTACTGAttgttggtaaaaaaaatacagttatgGCTCATGTTATATACAAATGACAAATATCATAATACTGGGCAATGTTTTGCTCATGAACTTTACAAGGGAACACTTAATATCTTTAAATGATTATGTCACCTTTGAATATATGACTTTCTCTTTCTACAGTaattaaatttccaaaaaattgagaaagtaacctttttgacaaacttttttctttcacagcCTGGTTGCTACGGTAACACATCAGATGTcagttcaaatacattttcagGAGATAGGAGTGATGCTACTGTTTCTCAAGAAGGTGGACCTGAGGATGGAAAGCGCATTGATTACATTTTTTATCAGAGCAGTCAAAGAAGTTTAGAATGTACGCATTGTGAGGTTACCATGGGACATGTCCCAGGAAAGACATTCTCATTTTCAGACCACGAAGGTGTGGCTGCAAGCTTTGTGGTGACAGACACAATGGCTGATGAGACAGGTAAAATCATTAGTACTAATAACCATACTTAGTGGGTAAGTGTGTGGAACAGCTCCCCTCCACCAGCTTTTGATTAGTTATTGGCCAACAGATTACTCACAGACTACCTTCTAAACTTTGAAGTAAAGACCTCCTCTTCCAGTCTGTCACATAAATCCAGCACAGTTTGAAGAGATAACTAAAAGAATTTTTCAGTGAGTGAAGGTGTGACAGTCTCAGTAGCATTATGTAAATGTGCAAGTACTACTATCATAGATGTTCTAATAATCAACTGTCAGTCACCTCACTAGGCAACCATTGGTTCACAGCTGGCTTGCACTTTTGCTTGTCTAATTTCTCTTGACCAAGTTTACAACTTCAGGATGTTGGCTAGCGGTCAGCCAACTCAAAGTCTGCCTCTTGATGCCTGATTTGTTCTATGGGAAACTGTTAAGAAATTTACCCTCTCTAATGAAGGTTTCTagtaattattttctctctgcATAGGTGTTGGGGTATGTATCTGATGAtcagttctttatttttattacgcTATCTTGTCATGTTAGGCAACAGCCATTTAGAATGATTTTAACCTGAGAACTCACGCCTTATTGATTTTAAGGTGCAGGGGACAGAAACCCCTGAGAATAAGGGGTTGGGAATTAGGAGTGATTGTGATATACCAAAGATGAGAGAAGAGAAGGTGGGAAGTAGAAAAGGTGAAatgcaaaatgcaaaaaattgttAATCTGCATTTTTTTACAATAGAGGATGGGAGGGAGGATTTAAGGATGCTGAAAAGGGTAGGGTAGCTGAAGTGGGTGGATACTCCCCCTTCCCTGCCATTTGAGAAGAAATCCTATATATATTTCAGTTgttaaagaagtttttttttaacttgtgtataattttcataaaattcatctctttttttttttcaagattcaTTTCAAACTGCAGTTTCTATCAGCAGCAAGGGACGAGAAGCCTTATCTGAAACACAAAAAATCATTGCCGGTGCAATTGATGCATTGTCCAGACGACAAAACTTACAAGTGTTTCTTGCTTGTGCTCTGTTGCTCTTCGCAGTCTATCCTGTCATGTTTCCTGCTGCAGAACACTCTCGCTTTTCACTGCACCATGTATTTGGCAAGATTTTGTATCTGATTCGCATCATTGGGACTTTTCTTGCCTCAGGATTTCTGTTCTATGGTATTTTCAATGTGAGAGATGAGTGCAGTGTCTACAAAGCTGTTCAGGAAATGATCAATGTACAACTAAAAAAGATGTGTAATAGAAAAAGGATGAAGGAGAATTCTAATTGACTTGAAATCCCAGAAAGTAAGGTTGGGTGTAGTTTGCATAAAAAAAAGTCTTCTGAATgagaaacatttttgaaatcATACTTACAGATGATGGGTAGTTAAGGGAAGAATTGTTGACTGATGCTGGCTGGGTACAGGAATAACCAAAGACAAATTTTACTTAAAGTGGGGTTTCAATAAGGTGGTAATTATTAGCTGGAACTCTTCACAGATGTTTGATAATTGTCATTAGCATTATTTTTAGGAGctattttcatttctctcaTGAAAGATAATTTGTGCTGTGTATCAGATTTTATCCAAATATTTATCATATTGGTAAAGTTTGAAAAAGGAAGCCAAGCATATATTTTGGATactttttatcaaaatgaaagaaaggttttttttggatgaaaaatGCATGGAAAATGTTCAGGAtatcagaaaaaatatttgcataagaGTAGCTGTGGAAATATACACTCGGTTTCTGACACTTTTTGCCATATGTATACCAAAGAGAAGAATCACAAATTGCACACGAGTACATTCAAAACTTCTATAATTTTGCAGAGCAAAATTTTACTGAAATTGCTCCTAGTTTGCATTTTGTGATGTTTAAGAGGCAGCTTAGATGCAACAGTTGTAGTtatattttaataacttttaataaaattatatttttctgtatgCAGTTTAAGTGATACAAGCCCACAACATTTTGTCTTCTTCCATAGATATACAATTATATTTTCTCTGAACCAATTTATGCAAATGACAATTGGTAGGAAAAAATGTCAATATAACAGCATCTAAACCCTAGCTAAACAAAGCCTAATAAAATTTAGTAAATGAGATGTAATTCTATCTGTATTAAACATATATCAACTAAAGATATAATGTTAAATTCTTTACAATTGGGGATAAGTTCTGTAGCATTCATCACTGACATTGTAAGATTAATATATTGTTTGTTGAATAAAGAGAGGATTATTActtttgatgataaaaaaaattacaagagcCATTACAGTTTTATTTGCACTGTTAAGGGTGCTACCTGGGAAAATTCAAGATAAGGTTTGcgcataaaatgaaaaaaagcaggCTTGCAGATCAGAGACAACAAGCCTACCCACAACAAGTGTAACCAGTTATGACTTTCACCTATTGATCAATGACAGTTCACAAAACTGTGTACAGTCACctgctttgaaaattttacttgcTGGGGGCAAAGGTATGCTGACTTAATACACAGGCTACGATACTGCCATCCATTAAATCAATCattggctaaaaaaaaatgttaaaagcaATGTTCAAGTGTTATTGatttttccaaagctttttgTTTTAGAAAACCATTTCTCTATGTTACTCCTCTTGTGTAATGTAAGCTCAGATGTGCTAAGTTTAAGAAAGGGATATGTCTGAAATCAAACCTAGGCACTAACTAAAATAGatactacttttaaaaaatttaaacaatataGAAAACTCTAACCTGCTTTACATATTacaacaaaacatattttctaaaattaaataaaaataagattgTTGTTCTATGAAGAATTACTTTTATATTTAAAGAGATattattacaaaaataattcactGCATTATATTTAGCTATTATCACTATTACAAACATCTCTGTAAGTCCACATTTAGCATCATTTAATTTGCTGCTCCAATGCAGTTATCTTCCTCTGAGCTCCATGTATTAGATAAATTTTCTTCCACTGAAGCAAATTTCATCATAGCAAAGAGCATCGCACTCCCATCTCTCTGTAAGGATTGTTTGCATTTGGAATTTTTCCCAGTAGAGGGTCATCAGATCTCTTCTCTTGGCAGAATCGAGAAAGGctataaagaaaacattgaaaaacaaTTAGAAAGGTTttgatacaaataaaaataaaaaaagtattagATACGTGTGAtaagtgaaaaaattcaaattgtactGGTACATAAGAAAGATACACTTGATAGGGGTACTTTTTCCAATTAAATCATTTCTAAATTTCTGGTTTGATAAGTATGATTGGCATCTAATATCTCCCTAcagtatcactgctgaatcaaacatttaccATATGAGAATGAAGGAACTAATCTctgactaaagaagcttttgactAATAGACAAATTCTGCTTTGCCAGTTCCTATTAAACCATACAAGAAGAAGCCTCATTGCCTCCTAGTGGACCAATTACTTTGGGTGTGCTGTTAAGTCACTTTAAACCAATTGCAGTCTTCCATCTTTACTTAAACTCAGACCAGTTGGAATTCATGTGACATGCTGTAGCCACAAAATTCAGTTGCAGTGATGTGCAGATTTTCACAGGAATTCTTCTTCAAACAAACTGTGACTTGTCCTGGTAATGTGTGACATGGAGTTTATACCCGAGATGGCTCATCTTCATCATGCTATCATAGCTGGCATCAAGTATGGAAGGAATACTCTTTCAAATTATTGGCAGAGCACCTATCCAGAATCTCCAAGGAATTTTAAAATCATGCtattattagttgatctgatatcaaattctctgaactaacattgtaggaattgtatggcagacagtaaggagaattatcaatGGGATCTTAGGAGAAATACAACAGTAAACTtcaccatcatcattattgAAACCCTCTCAGTCAGTCTCTACAATCCCCCAGCAAGTCAACACACATGACCTGTCTGGTGACAATTTAATAAACTGCAATATAAACAGGTGAATAGGCTAATCATGTAACCAGCTGCTTTCGTTTGTTTAACTATCCCCATAGCACGTTTGTGGTCTATACTTCAGTTATTGTTCCCATTCACTAAGTGATTGGGAGTCAATTGATAATCTAGGTCCATCTTTAAAAAAACCGAATTAATCGAAAATTTACGTTTGAAACAACGCATTTCCTGTGAAATATTTAAGAGTATTTTTGCAGGTTAAGTCTCCAGTTGAACTAAACAACCGCGGAGCATAATGCAGTCTACCAAACAAATGATCGGCAAAGTAAATAAGAAGGATCTAGTAAGAACTATAACTggcttaagttattttttcaacCAATATCGAAAGCGTAACTTGTCAAATAGGGTTTCCAGCGGAACAAACTCCAGCCATCAATATCGCATTTAGTTCTGATATTTACGCAACCAAATATCACATTTTAAGAACTTAAGGTAAAATGTCATGAGCTTTTAACGTTttgaaggaaaatacaaataaaattcaatttgaatTCACCTACAATACGATAGGGGTATTATGCCAGAAGTGTGGCGACTTTCATCCGCGCGATTACAGAAGGATATTTCTGCACGAACGTCACTGTTCTAGAAAAAAAAGCCTCCCATGCAAAATGGCTTCGACCCTTTTAAATCATGGATCGTTTTATTTGAACACGAACAATGCCAGCAAAAAGAGcaattaattaataatcagaaCTTTAAAAAACCTGGCAATAAGCTTCAGTTAAATGTACTCAAGCGCGAACTTTTACTTACTCTTCGGAACAAACCGAGATCTTCTTTCTGGATATTTTACTTTCTCTCCTGAGTTGATCCACTTGTCTTCTAAGGTTATGATAGTCTTGTTCTCGCTGTGAGATCGTCGACTGACCGTACATGTTTACAAGTTTCTGTGCCAAAAAATGCGTGAAGTGACGACTAATCGCCTCAGCTCTCGAAAACAGCAGCGATGGCTCTCGTGACATATAAGGGTGGTTACCTAGATGAAGCGGATGTTGACTGCAGATTCCAGAAGAAGTAGTTGATTGGTGAGTTTTACGCGGACAATACTCTTTCGAGGCGAAGGGGTTGGGTAAAATTATTGTACAGGGGTGAGCTATTCTTTTGAAGAGAGTAGTATTGATATTAGCT from Pocillopora verrucosa isolate sample1 chromosome 1, ASM3666991v2, whole genome shotgun sequence includes:
- the LOC131780925 gene encoding putative neutral sphingomyelinase; amino-acid sequence: MADEEREPNLRVLTLNCWGIPHVSKMWEERKVLIAEELAKGHHDVVTLQEIWSRSDYELISQIVNEVLPYSHYFYSGVIGSGVCVFSRYPIIDAYFYRYSLNGYMYKITHADWFGGKGVGYCLIDHPKQLIHFFATHTHAEYNESGEYAPHRAVQAYQLSQFVHHLTKPSDAVLVCGDMNCEPSQLFYRIIKDVTGLIDAWDKHGTIKPGCYGNTSDVSSNTFSGDRSDATVSQEGGPEDGKRIDYIFYQSSQRSLECTHCEVTMGHVPGKTFSFSDHEGVAASFVVTDTMADETDSFQTAVSISSKGREALSETQKIIAGAIDALSRRQNLQVFLACALLLFAVYPVMFPAAEHSRFSLHHVFGKILYLIRIIGTFLASGFLFYGIFNVRDECSVYKAVQEMINVQLKKMCNRKRMKENSN
- the LOC131780908 gene encoding melatonin-related receptor-like; this translates as MTSDFAQACVMAVLATAALLGNIVICLMVYKHSWVLHPTNDFVISLALSDILMVVIPVPLTIGAMIMDSAQFYSDTTCSIYGVFNDFPKMASIFTLAFVAIQRYYRIVKPQEYEKTFTPGYSMIILMIIWVVSGLSSGFPVMVSWAEYKFHSEYLGCYVTFKWDLQRSIWNVSLLFVGIVIPAFLTFNCYRIIFRIIRGRKCQVDPRVNGRQMFTSKMYRLTKTFLIVSIASITCSCPAAILLVVDQLFSLHITLIAARIAFYSTVVASASKVFIYCLVNRPFRRELRNLINFI